The following proteins are co-located in the Phaenicophaeus curvirostris isolate KB17595 chromosome 12, BPBGC_Pcur_1.0, whole genome shotgun sequence genome:
- the FOXB1 gene encoding forkhead box protein B1, with protein sequence MPRPGRNTYSDQKPPYSYISLTAMAIQSSPEKMLPLSEIYKFIMDRFPYYRENTQRWQNSLRHNLSFNDCFIKIPRRPDQPGKGSFWALHPSCGDMFENGSFLRRRKRFKVLKSDHLAPSKPADAAQYLQQQAKLRLSALAGGTHLPQMSTYNLGVSQPSSFKHPFAIENIIAREYKMPGGLAFSTMQPVPAAYPLPNQLTTVGSSIGTGWPHVYGSGMIDTATPISMASGEYGAYGVPLKPLCHGGQTLPAIPVPIKPAPAAVPALPALPAPIPTILSNSPPSLSPTSSQTATSQSSPATPSETLTSPAPALHSVAVH encoded by the coding sequence ATGCCTCGCCCGGGCAGAAACACTTACAGCGATCAGAAGCCGCCCTACTCCTACATCTCGCTGACCGCCATGGCAATCCAGAGCTCCCCGGAGAAGATGCTGCCCCTGAGCGAGATCTACAAGTTCATCATGGACCGCTTCCCCTACTACCGGGAGAACACGCAGCGCTGGCAGAACTCCCTCCGGCACAACCTCTCCTTCAACGACTGCTTCATCAAGATCCCGCGGCGCCCCGACCAGCCGGGCAAGGGCAGCTTCTGGGCGCTGCACCCCAGCTGCGGGGACATGTTCGAGAACGGCAGCTTCCTGCGGCGCCGCAAGCGCTTCAAGGTGCTCAAGTCGGACCACCTGGCCCCCAGCAAGCCGGCCGACGCCGCCCAGTACCTGCAGCAGCAGGCGAAGCTGCGGCTCAGCGCCCTGGCCGGCGGCACCCACCTGCCCCAGATGTCCACCTACAACCTCGGCGTGTCCCAGCCCTCCAGCTTCAAGCACCCCTTCGCCATCGAGAACATCATCGCCAGAGAGTACAAGATGCCCGGGGGCCTCGCCTTCTCCACCATGCAGCCCGTGCCGGCCGCCTACCCCCTCCCCAACCAGTTGACTACGGTGGGCAGCTCCATCGGCACGGGCTGGCCGCACGTGTACGGCTCCGGCATGATCGACACGGCCACCCCCATCTCCATGGCGAGCGGCGAGTACGGCGCGTACGGGGTGCCCCTCAAGCCGCTGTGCCACGGGGGGCAGACGCTGCCGGCCATCCCCGTGCCCATCAAGCCCGCCCCGGCCGCCGTGCCGGCCCTGCCCGCCCTGCCCGCGCCCATCCCCACCATCCTCTCGAACTCGCCGCCCTCGCTCAGCCCCACGTCCTCGCAGACGGCGACGAGCCAGAGCAGCCCGGCCACCCCCAGCGAGACTCTGACGAGCCCGGCGCCCGCGCTGCACTCCGTGGCGGTTCACTGA